Proteins encoded within one genomic window of Numenius arquata unplaced genomic scaffold, bNumArq3.hap1.1 HAP1_SCAFFOLD_1257, whole genome shotgun sequence:
- the BCKDK gene encoding branched-chain alpha-ketoacid dehydrogenase kinase, translating to MLRRVLGGCRGGALPTRPPSRAAADQTPPDLARERSKAVTSFYHQPAIDLAAEKPSVRLTPTTMLYSGRSQDGSHILKSARYLQQELPVRIAHRIKGFRSLPFIIGCNPTILHVHELYIRAFQKLSEFPPIQGRGDEARYCALLRQLLEDHKDVVTLLAEGLRECRRHIQDERLLRPFLDKTLTSRLGMRMLAAHHLALHEDKPDFVGIICTRLSPKKLIEKWVDFARRLCEHQYGNAPRVRINGHVAARFPFIPLPLDYVLPELLKNAMRATMESHLDTPYNVPDIVVTIANNDIDLVIRISDRGGGIPHDLLDKVTEYHFSTAEASAQDPRLGGPFRNLLDLSNSGQACPMHGFGFGLPTSRAYAEYLGGSLCLQSLQGVGTDVYLRLRHIDGKGESFRI from the exons ATGCTGCGGCGGGTTTTGGGGGGCTgtcgggggggggctctgcccacccgccccccctcccGGGCAGCCGCCGACCAGACCCCCCCTGACCTGGCTCGGGAGCGCTCCAAGGCCGTCACCTCCTTCTACCACCAGCCCGCCATCGACCTCGCCGCCGAGAAG ccctcggTGCGTTTGACCCCCACCACCATGTTGTACTCGGGGCGCTCGCAGGACGGCAGCCACATCCTG aaAAGCGCCCGTtacctgcagcaggagctgccggTGCGAATCGCCCACCGCATCAAGGGCTTCCGCAGCCTCCCCTTCATCATCGGCTGCAACCCCACCATCCTCCACGTG CACGAGCTGTACATCCGTGCCTTCCAGAAGCTCAGCGAGTTCCCACCC atccaggGGCGGGGGGACGAGGCGCGGTACTGCGCGCTGTTGCGGCAGCTGCTGGAGGACCACAAGGACGTGGTGACGCTGTTGGCCGAGGGGCTGCGCGAGTGTCGCCGACACATCCAG GACGAGCGCCTGCTGCGGCCCTTCCTGGACAAGACGCTGACGTCGCGGCTGGGGATGCGGATGTTGGCCGCCCACCACCTGGCCCTGCACGAGGACAAG CCCGATTTCGTGGGCATCATCTGCACCCGCCTCTCCCCCAAGAAGCTCATCGAGAAGTGGGTCGACTTCGCCCG GCGCCTGTGCGAGCACCAGTACGGGAACGCCCCCCGGGTGCGCATCAACGGGCACGTGGCCGCCCGGTTCCCCTTCATCCCCCTCCCCCTCGACTACGTCCTGCCCGAGCTGCTCAAGAACGCCATGag GGCGACGATGGAGTCCCACCTGGACACCCCCTACAACGTCCCCGACATCGTGGTGACCATCGCCAACAACGACATCGACCTCGTCATCCG GATCTCTGACCGGGGCGGTGGGATCCCCCACGACCTCCTGGACAAGGTGACCGAGTACCACTTCAGCACGGCCGAGGCCAGCGCCCAGGACCCACGCTTGGGGGGCCCCTTCCGCAACCTGCTGGACCTCAGCAACAGCGGCCAGGCCTGCCCCATGCACGG gTTCGGGTTCGGGCTGCCCACCTCCCGGGCCTACGCCGAGTACTTGGGGGGCTCCCTCTGCCTGCAGTCGCTCCAGGGGGTGGGCACCGACGTCTACCTGCGCCTGCGTCACATCGACGGCAAGGGGGAGAGCTTCCGGATCTAG